One Microcoleus sp. AS-A8 DNA window includes the following coding sequences:
- a CDS encoding fatty acid desaturase produces MSEAQKPLTVPKEFLGPPGEFNPTLIMFFTAIALVAFSTCGYWLWNWPDPCCFALNVLALHMVGTVIHDASHNAAHRNRTMNAIMGHGSALMLGFAFPVFTRVHIQHHANVNDPQNDPDHFVSTGGPLWLIAARFFYHEIFFFKRRLWRKYELLEWFLSRLFVATIICIACQYGFLGYILNFWFSPALVVGLALGLFFDYLPHRPFQERDRWKNARVYPSPILNLLIGGQNYHLIHHLWPSIPWYKYQGAYYAVKPLLDQKGCYQSLGLLEGKKSFWNFVYDIFLGIRLHKKYPEKKLEEVKS; encoded by the coding sequence ATGTCGGAGGCCCAGAAGCCACTGACAGTTCCAAAGGAATTCCTGGGTCCTCCCGGTGAATTTAATCCAACGTTAATCATGTTCTTTACAGCGATTGCGTTGGTTGCCTTTTCCACATGTGGTTACTGGCTCTGGAATTGGCCTGATCCATGCTGCTTTGCCCTAAATGTCTTGGCTTTGCACATGGTGGGAACAGTAATTCACGATGCTTCTCATAATGCAGCTCATCGCAATCGAACGATGAACGCCATTATGGGACATGGAAGCGCCTTAATGTTAGGGTTTGCTTTCCCTGTATTTACGCGGGTTCACATTCAACATCATGCGAATGTGAATGACCCCCAAAATGATCCCGATCATTTTGTTTCCACGGGCGGACCACTCTGGTTAATCGCCGCTCGTTTTTTTTATCACGAAATCTTTTTCTTTAAGCGTCGGTTGTGGCGTAAGTATGAATTGTTGGAGTGGTTTTTAAGTCGTTTATTTGTGGCGACTATCATCTGTATTGCTTGCCAATATGGCTTTTTAGGTTATATTCTCAACTTTTGGTTTTCACCCGCTTTAGTGGTGGGTTTAGCCTTGGGATTATTTTTTGATTATTTGCCCCATCGACCCTTTCAGGAGCGCGATCGCTGGAAAAATGCTAGAGTTTACCCCAGCCCAATTTTGAATTTACTCATTGGTGGACAGAATTACCATTTAATTCATCATCTGTGGCCTTCTATTCCTTGGTACAAGTATCAAGGGGCTTACTATGCCGTTAAGCCTCTGCTCGATCAAAAAGGTTGTTATCAATCTCTGGGATTGTTAGAAGGCAAAAAAAGTTTTTGGAACTTTGTCTACGACATCTTCTTAGGAATTCGGTTGCACAAAAAATATCCAGAGAAAAAATTGGAAGAAGTGAAGTCGTAA
- the aroH gene encoding chorismate mutase: MEWRVRAIRGATTASENTVEAIREAVTELLDELETGNRLDPDEMISAIFTTTQDLDAIFPAAIARERPHWQNVALLDVQQMHVEGSLKRCIRFLIHVNTPVSQVEIYHPYLRGAKNLRPDWSLAQISRTVPSAVQSRR; encoded by the coding sequence GTGGAGTGGCGAGTTCGGGCGATTCGTGGGGCAACGACGGCTTCGGAAAACACAGTCGAGGCAATCAGAGAAGCTGTGACAGAACTATTAGACGAACTGGAAACGGGAAATCGGCTTGATCCGGATGAAATGATCAGTGCGATCTTTACAACCACACAAGATTTAGATGCTATCTTTCCCGCCGCGATCGCACGAGAGCGTCCTCACTGGCAGAATGTAGCTTTACTCGATGTTCAGCAAATGCATGTGGAAGGGAGTCTGAAGCGTTGTATTCGGTTTTTAATCCACGTCAATACCCCTGTCTCTCAAGTCGAGATTTACCATCCCTATCTACGTGGAGCTAAAAATTTACGACCGGACTGGAGTTTAGCTCAAATCAGTCGAACGGTGCCTTCTGCGGTTCAATCTCGTCGCTAA
- the sppA gene encoding signal peptide peptidase SppA — MPWPFKPNSRKQIARIEVTGAIASATRKRVLEALKTVEERKFPALLLRIDSPGGTVGDSQEIYYALKRLREKVKIVASFGNISASGGVYIGMGAEHIVANPGTITGSIGVILRGNNLERLLEKVGVSFKVIKSGPYKDILAFDRELTEPEKHILQELIDTSYQQFVQTVAEGRNLAVETVKSFADGRIFTGQQAVELGVVDRLGTEEDARRWAAELAGLDPEKTKCYTFEEPKPFLNRLLGGSRTQMGSGLSSGIDWLEFELSTSGQPLWLYRP; from the coding sequence ATGCCCTGGCCTTTTAAGCCCAACTCTCGTAAACAAATCGCTCGAATTGAAGTCACTGGTGCGATCGCAAGTGCCACACGCAAACGGGTACTGGAAGCCCTGAAAACAGTGGAAGAAAGGAAATTTCCGGCCCTTCTGTTGCGAATTGACAGTCCTGGCGGGACTGTGGGCGATTCCCAAGAAATTTACTACGCCCTCAAGCGGCTGCGAGAAAAGGTGAAAATTGTCGCTAGCTTCGGCAATATCTCAGCGTCTGGGGGAGTGTATATCGGCATGGGAGCCGAACACATCGTGGCGAACCCCGGTACAATTACTGGAAGTATTGGGGTAATTTTGCGCGGAAACAACTTGGAACGGCTGTTAGAAAAAGTCGGAGTTTCCTTCAAAGTGATTAAGTCCGGGCCTTACAAAGATATTTTGGCCTTTGATCGGGAACTGACCGAACCCGAAAAGCATATTCTTCAGGAATTGATTGATACCAGTTATCAGCAGTTCGTCCAAACTGTTGCGGAAGGACGAAATCTCGCTGTAGAAACCGTGAAAAGCTTTGCGGATGGTCGCATTTTTACAGGTCAGCAAGCGGTAGAACTTGGCGTTGTTGACCGCCTAGGAACAGAAGAAGATGCCCGTCGCTGGGCCGCTGAGCTGGCAGGTCTTGACCCGGAGAAAACCAAGTGTTACACCTTTGAGGAGCCGAAACCGTTCTTGAACCGTCTGTTAGGCGGTAGCCGTACTCAGATGGGATCAGGGTTATCATCTGGGATAGATTGGTTAGAGTTTGAACTATCGACCAGCGGTCAACCGTTGTGGTTATATCGACCTTAA
- a CDS encoding EamA family transporter, translated as MQIKTTNIQSPSAVLLLIAPFFLWGTAMVAMKGIIPNTTPLFMAGVRLVPAGVLVLVAATMMGRPQPKSWAAWLWISLFALVDGALFQGFLAEGLVRTGAGLGSVMIDSQPLAVALLSGLLFGEVIGLWGWLGLGIGVLGISLIGLPDEWIFSLFQGDSLTLDMSLQQLFQSGEWLMLLASLSMAVGTVMIRYVTRYADPVMATGWHMIIGGLPLFGLSGIGESQQWVNIDLSGWAALAYSTIFGSAIAYGLFFYFASRGNLTSLSSLTFLTPVFALLFGNLFLSEVLSPLQWVGVSLTLVSIYLINQREVITQKLQSLIRQPAGDENAAIEVETITTSDRLLEDSRSVTVAAMPVKITESKTEVLTNQ; from the coding sequence ATGCAGATAAAAACAACGAATATCCAATCTCCTTCTGCCGTCTTGTTGCTAATCGCTCCCTTTTTCTTGTGGGGAACGGCAATGGTGGCGATGAAAGGCATCATCCCCAACACAACCCCTCTGTTTATGGCAGGGGTGCGTTTAGTCCCAGCCGGAGTTTTAGTATTGGTGGCGGCAACGATGATGGGGCGTCCCCAGCCGAAAAGTTGGGCTGCATGGCTGTGGATCAGCTTGTTTGCCTTGGTGGATGGGGCGCTATTTCAGGGATTTCTCGCCGAAGGATTGGTGAGAACGGGAGCCGGCTTAGGTTCTGTGATGATTGACTCTCAACCCCTAGCTGTGGCGCTGTTGTCAGGGTTGCTGTTTGGTGAAGTGATTGGATTATGGGGATGGTTAGGGCTGGGAATTGGAGTGTTGGGAATTAGTCTGATTGGTTTGCCGGATGAGTGGATTTTCAGCCTCTTCCAAGGTGATTCCCTGACTTTAGACATGAGCTTACAGCAGCTATTTCAGAGTGGAGAGTGGCTGATGCTGTTGGCATCGCTGTCGATGGCGGTGGGGACAGTGATGATTCGATATGTGACGCGATATGCTGACCCCGTGATGGCGACCGGCTGGCACATGATTATTGGTGGGTTACCCTTATTTGGCCTTTCTGGGATTGGAGAATCCCAACAGTGGGTGAATATTGACTTATCAGGTTGGGCTGCATTAGCTTATTCAACCATTTTTGGCAGTGCGATCGCCTACGGTCTATTCTTCTATTTTGCCTCCCGTGGAAATCTCACGAGTTTGAGTTCCCTAACCTTTCTCACACCTGTATTTGCCCTGCTGTTTGGTAATTTGTTTTTGTCAGAAGTCCTGAGTCCCCTGCAATGGGTGGGTGTCAGCCTGACGTTGGTTAGCATCTATCTGATCAATCAGCGTGAGGTAATAACCCAGAAGTTACAGTCTCTGATTCGGCAACCGGCTGGTGATGAGAATGCGGCAATAGAGGTCGAAACCATTACCACAAGCGATCGCCTGCTAGAAGACTCGCGCTCAGTTACTGTGGCAGCAATGCCTGTCAAAATTACAGAATCAAAAACTGAAGTTCTAACAAATCAGTAG
- a CDS encoding glycosyltransferase family 4 protein codes for MTKAFGNSLRLLFVSNPIGPLGSGLGGGVELTLRNIATEQIRRGHTLTIVASQGSTAWGMPLVEIAGNPQISAQTQGRDAPIIIPASSVLANMWDYARQVQTDYDLILNFAYDWLPFYLTPFFTIPVAHLVSMGSLTEAMDGIIEQVVTQFPGTIGVHSQAQAVTFSFANRCRCVKNGIDLSFYDFCAEPAPWVGWVGRIAPEKGLEDGVAASQLTGIPLKIMGFLQDEPYWQQILQDYPNAPIQYEGFLSTDELQKRLRQCRALLMTPRWVEAFGNVAIEALACGVPVIAYRRGGPAEIVEDGKTGFLVEPDSVEGLVDALGKLDSIDRHACRQRVEVEYSHQAMGDRMEQWFWDICSQGNRR; via the coding sequence ATGACCAAGGCGTTTGGCAATTCACTCAGGCTGCTATTTGTTTCCAACCCCATTGGCCCTTTGGGTTCGGGATTAGGAGGAGGCGTCGAACTCACCCTACGTAACATTGCCACGGAACAAATACGGCGGGGTCATACCTTAACCATTGTCGCTTCCCAAGGATCTACAGCTTGGGGAATGCCCTTGGTTGAAATTGCTGGAAACCCACAAATCAGCGCTCAAACTCAAGGACGAGACGCACCCATCATCATCCCTGCGTCTTCGGTGTTGGCGAATATGTGGGATTATGCACGACAGGTACAAACCGACTATGACTTAATCCTCAACTTTGCCTATGATTGGTTACCGTTCTACCTGACGCCTTTTTTTACGATTCCCGTTGCCCACTTAGTCAGCATGGGTTCGTTGACGGAGGCAATGGATGGGATAATTGAACAGGTAGTTACCCAATTTCCCGGTACCATTGGCGTTCACTCGCAGGCACAGGCAGTAACCTTTAGCTTTGCCAACCGTTGTCGGTGTGTGAAAAATGGGATTGATCTGTCGTTTTATGACTTCTGTGCTGAACCCGCGCCTTGGGTAGGGTGGGTGGGTCGTATTGCGCCGGAAAAGGGGTTAGAAGATGGGGTTGCGGCCTCCCAGTTAACCGGAATTCCCCTAAAAATCATGGGTTTCCTGCAAGACGAACCCTACTGGCAACAGATTTTACAAGATTATCCCAACGCTCCCATACAATACGAGGGATTTCTCTCCACCGATGAATTGCAAAAGCGCTTACGCCAGTGTCGAGCACTGTTGATGACGCCGCGTTGGGTGGAAGCGTTTGGCAATGTAGCCATTGAAGCCCTGGCTTGTGGTGTGCCAGTGATTGCCTACCGTCGTGGTGGGCCGGCTGAAATTGTGGAGGATGGGAAAACTGGGTTCTTAGTAGAGCCTGATTCGGTGGAAGGCTTGGTCGATGCATTGGGAAAATTAGATTCAATTGACCGCCATGCCTGCCGCCAACGGGTCGAAGTCGAATATTCTCATCAAGCGATGGGCGATCGCATGGAGCAGTGGTTTTGGGATATTTGCAGTCAAGGGAATAGGCGTTAG
- a CDS encoding tetratricopeptide repeat protein, whose product MNEQLINALLEDLKHPDEDVRNQATEELWRIWFQQKGQYGFERLERSQTLFTAGDVKQAEALLNQLIQDLPDFAEAWNRRAVLYYLLGEYKKSRVDCLEVLKLNPVHFGALHGLGLCYAALGEYRSAIQAFRKALAIQPYALVNQKLILECTARLS is encoded by the coding sequence ATGAATGAACAATTAATCAATGCCTTATTAGAAGACTTGAAACATCCTGACGAGGATGTTCGCAATCAGGCAACAGAAGAACTCTGGCGTATCTGGTTTCAGCAAAAGGGACAATATGGCTTTGAGCGGCTCGAACGTAGCCAAACCCTATTTACTGCCGGGGATGTGAAGCAGGCTGAAGCGTTGCTGAACCAACTGATTCAGGATCTCCCCGATTTCGCGGAAGCCTGGAATCGGCGCGCTGTTCTTTACTACCTCCTGGGAGAGTACAAAAAGTCGCGTGTGGATTGCCTGGAAGTCCTCAAACTCAATCCAGTCCATTTTGGCGCACTGCACGGTTTGGGTTTGTGCTATGCCGCCTTGGGAGAGTACAGATCTGCTATCCAAGCGTTTCGCAAAGCTCTAGCCATTCAGCCCTATGCTTTGGTCAATCAAAAATTGATTCTCGAATGTACAGCGCGGTTGAGCTAA
- a CDS encoding LD-carboxypeptidase has product MTYYVQIQRPPALKPGDLLRVITPSGALREFEAFHKGVEIWRSKGYRVELQTYWDAREGYLAGKDSERRQQLQQAWQDPECRGILCTRGGYGSARLLEDWTWSLETHPSQLDKWLIGFSDITGLLWSLYGAGVCGVHGPVLTTLAAEPEWSLQRLFDCVEGRPLEPLSGVGWGGGTVRGILLPANLTVATHLLGTPVQPPLEGVILALEDVTEAPYRIDRMLTQWRMSGALKGVRGIALGRFSRCEPPKDIPSWTVEEVLRDRLSDLGLPIVSDLPFGHEGANAALPVGQPVELDADGGTLSWGEEALNTLTRS; this is encoded by the coding sequence ATGACCTATTACGTACAGATCCAGCGACCCCCTGCGCTGAAACCGGGAGATTTACTGCGAGTGATTACTCCCAGTGGAGCCTTACGAGAGTTTGAGGCTTTCCACAAGGGTGTGGAAATTTGGCGTAGCAAGGGGTACAGAGTTGAACTCCAAACTTATTGGGATGCCAGGGAAGGCTACCTAGCTGGGAAAGATAGTGAACGACGCCAGCAATTGCAACAAGCTTGGCAAGACCCCGAATGCCGAGGCATTCTCTGTACCAGAGGTGGATATGGCAGTGCGCGACTTCTAGAAGACTGGACATGGTCTTTAGAGACTCATCCATCCCAACTCGATAAGTGGTTGATTGGCTTTTCGGATATCACGGGGTTGTTGTGGAGTCTCTATGGAGCTGGCGTCTGCGGTGTGCATGGGCCAGTTTTGACAACCCTCGCCGCAGAGCCTGAGTGGTCGCTCCAACGGTTGTTCGACTGTGTGGAAGGACGCCCCCTCGAACCTCTGTCAGGCGTTGGCTGGGGGGGTGGAACGGTGAGGGGGATTCTGTTACCCGCCAATCTGACTGTCGCCACTCACCTATTGGGAACGCCTGTACAACCCCCGCTCGAAGGGGTGATTCTAGCCTTAGAAGATGTGACAGAAGCGCCTTACCGCATCGATCGCATGTTGACTCAGTGGCGGATGAGTGGTGCTTTGAAAGGGGTTCGAGGCATTGCTTTGGGGCGTTTCAGTCGGTGTGAGCCACCCAAGGATATACCGAGCTGGACTGTAGAAGAAGTGTTGCGCGATCGCTTAAGTGACCTTGGCCTCCCCATTGTCAGTGACCTCCCCTTTGGTCACGAAGGCGCTAATGCTGCTCTCCCTGTAGGGCAACCGGTTGAACTCGATGCTGACGGGGGTACGTTGAGTTGGGGCGAGGAGGCGTTGAACACTCTTACAAGGAGCTGA
- the hemE gene encoding uroporphyrinogen decarboxylase has protein sequence MTGGTQIPYLLRAARGEQLDRPPVWMMRQAGRYMKAYRDLRDKYPSFRDRSEIAEIAIEVSLQPWKAFQPDGVILFSDILTPLPGLGIPFDIIESKGPIIDPPIRSQEQLDKLHPLELDKLSFVGEILQALRQEVGNQSTVLGFVGAPWTLAAYAIEGKSSKNYSIIKGMAFSEPTMLHQFLGLLADAIATYVRYQIDHGAQVVQMFDSWAGQLSPQDYDTFALPYQQRVVQQVKQTHPDTPMILYISGSAGVLERMAKSGVDIVSLDWTVDMAEGRQRLGWDVNVQGNMDPGALFGSQDFIRDRILDTIRKAGKKGHIFNLGHGVLPGTPEDNVRFFFETAKQADQLLAVPSY, from the coding sequence ATGACTGGAGGAACCCAGATTCCCTACCTATTAAGGGCAGCCCGTGGTGAACAATTAGACCGTCCGCCGGTGTGGATGATGCGGCAGGCGGGTCGATATATGAAAGCTTATCGGGATTTACGGGATAAATATCCAAGTTTCCGCGATCGCTCGGAAATTGCAGAAATTGCGATTGAAGTTTCCCTGCAACCCTGGAAGGCGTTTCAGCCCGATGGGGTGATTTTGTTTTCCGATATTCTCACACCACTGCCAGGACTGGGTATTCCCTTCGACATTATCGAAAGCAAAGGGCCAATCATTGACCCCCCGATTCGCTCCCAAGAACAGCTTGACAAATTGCATCCTTTAGAGTTAGACAAACTCTCGTTTGTTGGGGAGATTTTGCAGGCGTTGCGCCAAGAAGTGGGCAATCAAAGCACGGTTCTGGGTTTTGTGGGTGCCCCCTGGACGCTAGCCGCTTATGCCATTGAGGGGAAAAGCTCCAAAAATTACTCAATCATTAAAGGCATGGCGTTCTCAGAACCGACCATGCTGCATCAGTTTCTGGGCTTATTGGCCGATGCGATCGCCACTTATGTGCGTTATCAAATTGATCATGGTGCTCAGGTCGTGCAAATGTTTGATTCTTGGGCCGGTCAACTCAGTCCCCAAGACTACGACACCTTCGCCTTACCGTATCAGCAACGAGTGGTGCAGCAAGTCAAACAAACCCATCCCGATACACCCATGATCCTCTACATCAGCGGTAGTGCTGGCGTACTGGAACGAATGGCCAAATCGGGCGTCGATATTGTCAGCTTAGACTGGACGGTCGATATGGCGGAAGGGCGGCAAAGATTGGGCTGGGATGTTAACGTGCAGGGAAATATGGACCCCGGTGCCCTATTTGGGTCGCAAGACTTTATCCGCGATCGCATCCTCGATACAATTCGGAAAGCCGGCAAAAAAGGTCATATCTTTAACCTCGGTCACGGCGTCTTACCGGGAACCCCCGAAGACAATGTGAGATTCTTCTTTGAAACCGCCAAACAAGCCGATCAATTACTCGCTGTTCCTAGCTATTAG
- a CDS encoding NAD(P)-dependent oxidoreductase: MTPKRILLTGASGCIGHYIAEALIQETEHELYLLVRNPDKLGFDYEARPGVTILQSDLRQIERFADLLKTMNMAILAATAWGGQQETFDVNVVKTMRLMELLDPSVCEQVIYFSTASVLDRNNEILKESGQLGTEYIRSKYQCLVQLPKLAIAPKITTVFPTLVLGGDANKPYSHISSGIRDVVKWVDLIRWFKADASFHFIHGRDIAQVVRYLVDHPPEPAWFGEPDMRSTRRLVLGNGPLTVNQAVEEVCAYLGKKIYFRIPLSPWLADILIVLFRIQMAAWDRFSMSYRHFTYQNPINPATVGLEPYCKTLTDVLRISGIREAKNSRVIRSESEVRENS, from the coding sequence ATGACCCCCAAGCGGATTCTCTTGACGGGTGCCAGTGGCTGTATTGGTCACTACATCGCCGAAGCCTTGATTCAGGAAACGGAACACGAGCTGTATCTGTTGGTCAGAAATCCAGACAAACTGGGTTTTGACTACGAAGCTCGTCCTGGTGTGACAATTTTACAATCCGACTTGCGCCAGATTGAACGCTTTGCTGACTTGCTCAAGACGATGAACATGGCAATCCTGGCAGCAACCGCTTGGGGAGGACAACAGGAAACGTTTGACGTTAATGTTGTCAAAACCATGCGGTTAATGGAATTGCTCGACCCGTCCGTTTGTGAGCAAGTCATTTACTTTTCCACCGCGAGTGTTTTAGATCGGAATAATGAAATCCTCAAAGAATCCGGTCAACTGGGGACGGAATATATCCGTTCCAAGTACCAATGTTTAGTACAGTTACCGAAATTAGCGATCGCGCCAAAAATTACCACCGTGTTTCCCACTTTAGTATTAGGAGGAGACGCCAACAAACCCTATTCCCATATCTCATCAGGCATTAGAGATGTGGTGAAATGGGTAGACCTGATTCGCTGGTTTAAAGCGGATGCCAGCTTCCACTTTATCCACGGACGAGATATTGCTCAGGTGGTGCGATATCTAGTTGACCATCCCCCCGAACCCGCTTGGTTTGGAGAGCCTGATATGAGGTCAACCAGACGCTTGGTTTTGGGAAATGGACCCTTGACGGTGAATCAGGCCGTAGAAGAAGTTTGTGCCTATTTAGGTAAGAAAATTTACTTTCGCATCCCTTTATCCCCTTGGCTTGCCGACATTTTAATTGTGTTGTTTCGGATTCAGATGGCAGCATGGGATCGGTTTAGCATGAGCTATCGGCATTTTACCTATCAAAACCCGATCAATCCTGCAACAGTGGGTTTAGAACCTTATTGCAAGACCTTAACGGATGTCTTAAGAATCAGTGGTATTCGTGAAGCTAAAAATTCACGGGTGATTCGGTCAGAGTCAGAAGTCAGGGAAAATAGTTAA
- a CDS encoding DUF427 domain-containing protein, whose translation MNSRRIEPEPGQESVWDYPRPPRLEDSPKHLQIIFNGVTLADTHRAKRVLETSHPPVYYIPPEDIQMEYLVLVTATQGSFCEWKGRAIYYSVVVGEKQAVNAAWSYPNPTPTFAGIKDYLAFYAHLMDACYVNGEQVQPQPGNFYGGWITQDIVGPFKGGVGTWGW comes from the coding sequence ATGAACAGTCGCCGTATTGAACCCGAACCCGGACAAGAATCTGTATGGGATTATCCGCGTCCCCCCCGCTTAGAAGACTCACCCAAACACCTCCAAATCATATTTAATGGCGTTACTCTAGCCGATACCCATCGTGCTAAACGTGTATTAGAAACTAGCCATCCTCCTGTTTACTACATTCCTCCTGAAGATATTCAGATGGAGTATTTAGTATTAGTAACAGCCACTCAAGGGTCATTTTGTGAATGGAAGGGTCGGGCGATTTACTATAGTGTTGTCGTTGGGGAAAAACAGGCTGTCAATGCGGCTTGGTCTTATCCGAATCCCACACCGACTTTTGCTGGGATTAAAGATTATTTAGCGTTCTATGCCCATCTGATGGATGCCTGTTATGTCAATGGGGAACAAGTGCAACCACAGCCGGGAAATTTTTACGGCGGTTGGATTACTCAGGATATTGTCGGCCCATTTAAGGGGGGCGTTGGAACGTGGGGTTGGTAA
- the hpsN gene encoding hormogonium polysaccharide biosynthesis glycosyltransferase HpsN — protein MNWPLISVIIPTYGREEPLRDTLEDVLKQDYPAFEVLVVDQSPTHQPETQAYLEQLANNRKIQWFRVAWASLPGARNYAVRRASGEIILFIDDDVQMPIGCLKAHARNYDRSEIGAVAGRVFDRMKLTEKGNWGLGSGGKENTGTTAALGTKSGNIAELTPIPITHSQSQIEDLPPEAMDPGIAWYYIDLVHTVKPQRVISARGCNMSFRREIFTQHGLLFDERFRGSAVREESDFCLRLRRTGYQIWYDPDAYLVHLGEETGGCHDISMRSLQYQLSFYHNHFLMALKNLTPFEQLRLYSRLFDCHVLGHPPCYKSSSPIKIISRAAFYSLGFLSALCTLIQSRWDAGQIYTQLDELSVES, from the coding sequence GTGAATTGGCCTTTGATTTCGGTAATTATCCCCACTTACGGACGGGAAGAACCCTTACGGGATACGCTCGAAGACGTACTCAAGCAAGATTATCCAGCATTTGAAGTCTTGGTCGTCGATCAATCCCCCACTCATCAACCGGAAACCCAAGCCTATCTGGAGCAACTGGCTAACAACCGCAAGATTCAGTGGTTCCGCGTGGCGTGGGCGAGTTTACCGGGAGCACGGAATTATGCGGTACGACGGGCGTCAGGGGAAATTATTCTATTTATCGATGATGATGTGCAAATGCCGATTGGATGTCTAAAAGCCCATGCTCGTAACTATGATCGCTCTGAAATTGGGGCTGTGGCAGGGCGAGTGTTTGACCGCATGAAGTTGACGGAAAAAGGGAACTGGGGATTGGGGAGTGGCGGCAAGGAAAACACAGGAACAACCGCAGCTTTGGGGACAAAATCAGGGAACATCGCAGAGTTGACCCCAATTCCAATAACCCATTCCCAATCTCAAATTGAAGACTTACCGCCGGAAGCGATGGACCCAGGCATTGCCTGGTACTATATTGATTTAGTTCACACCGTCAAGCCTCAGCGTGTCATCTCAGCGAGAGGCTGCAATATGTCCTTCCGCCGTGAAATTTTCACCCAACATGGACTACTTTTTGATGAACGGTTTCGGGGGAGTGCGGTACGCGAAGAGTCGGATTTTTGTTTGCGATTGCGTCGCACAGGGTATCAAATCTGGTATGACCCCGATGCCTATTTAGTGCATTTAGGGGAAGAGACTGGTGGCTGTCATGATATTAGTATGCGATCGCTCCAGTACCAACTCAGCTTCTATCACAACCACTTTCTGATGGCGCTAAAAAACCTCACCCCCTTTGAGCAGCTACGCTTGTATAGTCGCTTGTTTGACTGCCATGTTTTAGGACATCCGCCGTGTTACAAAAGCAGCTCTCCGATCAAAATTATCAGCCGTGCCGCTTTCTATAGCTTAGGATTTCTCAGCGCTCTGTGTACTCTCATTCAGTCTCGTTGGGATGCGGGTCAAATCTATACTCAATTGGATGAATTAAGCGTTGAAAGCTAA
- the hpsO gene encoding hormogonium polysaccharide biosynthesis glycosyltransferase HpsO, with product MRILVASHSYIVDLNCEKLRALASLEPNIEVTVVVPRRWRPGGVQNKIIETQPRQEGCFRIVPISNFSENNQSLLTFGADIIPLLRQFRPQIIQVEQGAKALGYAQLISLNKVLGLQAKNLFFTWWNLPYQLKFPVSWLEAYNLKNTHGVIAGNQDAAEVLRQHGYQGAIKVMPQLGVDENRFRSQPQLELKSQLGIQPDEFVIGFVGRFVEEKGLLTLGKALVGLQGRPWKWLLLGRGPLQSELMNKATEWGIKNQLIWIESVPHEEVPRYINLMDTLVLPSETNSQFKTLTAVGWKEQFGHVLIEAMASKVPVIGSNSGEIPYVIADAGLVFPEGDVSELQKCLQQLMEQPNLAAHLAQLGYERAMSQYTNKALAKQLLDFYIKIIG from the coding sequence ATGAGAATTCTAGTCGCCAGTCATTCCTATATTGTTGACCTTAACTGTGAAAAATTAAGGGCATTAGCCAGCTTAGAACCTAACATTGAAGTGACTGTCGTTGTGCCGCGTCGTTGGCGTCCGGGTGGCGTTCAGAACAAAATCATTGAAACTCAGCCGCGTCAAGAAGGCTGTTTTCGGATTGTCCCCATCTCTAACTTCAGTGAAAATAATCAGAGTCTGCTCACGTTTGGAGCAGATATCATCCCCCTATTACGTCAATTTCGACCCCAGATTATTCAAGTTGAACAAGGAGCTAAAGCCTTAGGCTACGCTCAACTCATTTCTCTGAATAAAGTATTGGGACTCCAAGCCAAAAATCTGTTCTTTACCTGGTGGAATCTTCCTTATCAACTGAAATTCCCTGTATCTTGGCTGGAAGCTTATAATCTCAAAAATACTCACGGTGTGATTGCTGGGAATCAAGATGCAGCAGAAGTGTTGCGACAACATGGCTACCAGGGAGCGATTAAAGTGATGCCCCAGTTAGGTGTAGATGAAAATCGGTTTCGCTCCCAACCCCAGCTAGAATTGAAAAGCCAATTGGGTATTCAACCCGATGAATTTGTAATAGGATTCGTCGGACGATTTGTTGAAGAAAAAGGCTTACTAACCCTAGGCAAAGCCCTTGTTGGTTTACAAGGACGCCCTTGGAAGTGGCTGCTGCTCGGACGTGGCCCCTTACAATCAGAATTGATGAACAAAGCGACGGAATGGGGCATCAAAAACCAGCTTATTTGGATCGAAAGTGTTCCTCATGAAGAGGTACCTCGCTATATTAATCTCATGGATACGTTGGTGCTACCTTCAGAAACAAATTCTCAATTTAAAACCCTAACAGCAGTGGGTTGGAAAGAGCAGTTTGGCCATGTCCTCATTGAAGCCATGGCGTCGAAAGTACCCGTGATTGGTTCTAACTCTGGGGAAATTCCCTATGTTATTGCTGATGCTGGTTTAGTTTTTCCAGAGGGAGATGTCTCCGAGTTACAGAAGTGTTTGCAGCAACTCATGGAGCAACCTAATTTAGCCGCTCATCTGGCTCAATTGGGTTATGAAAGAGCAATGAGCCAATATACAAATAAAGCCTTAGCTAAGCAATTGTTAGATTTTTATATAAAAATTATAGGCTAA